One genomic segment of Drosophila melanogaster chromosome 3L includes these proteins:
- the Usp10 gene encoding ubiquitin specific protease 10, isoform B translates to MSWTNSAQHKKSTQSVSVTASPNSVNNGPGVGAAGKANYSHTTKTFTNQQHYQQQHYHTQNSYNNNSSGGGSSSNSSSSSSNNQPQVRNYGTMKMPSSPVAWTAPTPERKNSQQAAAAPAAATASAAPVAITTVTTSTASITATPNQFQPETGSSSASPAVAAAQQQQPAAQQHAQAAQTGAAAAPSKSHSNYASSKKHQSYEPVVLSSVVATSSSANPQPQLNLAPPAPPASQNSSDSSQLSWASLFASNKPVAKVAPYEASKIAQQQPSHPVLQLAPPQPAQVAAAAPVAQLSSPPQNLPLPTAHQQSQLPAPVPAPTAPLVTPGALSYSAASAQAVPAPSPASASVKPLKPEPPRPVQQQLDEWTSKYAEYLTRHKTNLASISLRPRGLTNRSNYCYINSILQALLGCSPFYNLLRSIPKQAAVLSEVKTPTVNAMMSFMTNFSSLPSGLRLRLNNLNKGSQSKGKDDFVGSDLQCDMAFEPTEIYKLWNDSREEHVEGRQEDAEEFLGYVLNKLNDEMLEVIKLIDKPTPQQNGQEPAEPEDGGDVWQMICNNRNKGSVTRQTDFGRTPVSDIFRGELRSRLQREGEHSTDVIQPFFTLQLNIEKAASVKEALEILVGRDQLEGVTGSKTKQEVVAWQQMTLEKLPVVLILHLKYFDYRSDGCTKILKKVDFPVELKIDAKILGSKKTSQKQRAYRLFAVVYHDGKEASKGHYITDVFHTGYSSWLRYDDSSVKPVSEKHVLQPHTPRVPYLLYYRRSDTLPPQQQQTQQQNGGGSGGVVGSSSSSSNAGDNK, encoded by the exons ATGTCCTGGACCAATTCAGCTCAGCACAAAAAGTCGACGCAGTCGGTGTCGGTCACCGCTTCTCCCAATAGTGTAAACAATGGACCTGGAGTGGGTGCTGCGGGCAAAGCCAACTATAGTCACACCACTAAGACATTTACCAATCAGCAGCATtaccagcagcaacactaTCACACTCAGAACAGctataacaacaacagcagcggcggaggaagcagtagcaacagcagttcgagcagcagcaacaatcagCCCCAGGTGCGCAACTATGGCACCATGAAGATGCCCTCTTCGCCGGTGGCTTGGACAGCGCCAACACCGGAGCGCAAAAACAGCCAACAGGCAGCAGCGGCaccggcagcagcaacagcgtcTGCAGCTCCCGTGGCAATCACAACAGTAACTACCTCAACGGCCAGCATTACGGCTACCCCAAATCAATTTCAACCGGAGACCGGCAGCAGTAGTGCATCACCAGCCGTAGCTGCcgcgcagcaacagcagcctgCAGCACAGCAACATGCGCAGGCCGCAcaaacaggagcagcagcagctccaagCAAGTCCCACAGCAACTATGCTTCTTCTAAAAAGCATCAGAGCTATGAGCCAGTAGTGCTGAGCTCCGTGGTGGCCACCAGTTCATCAGCCAATCCGCAGCCGCAGCTAAATCTTGCCCCACCTGCGCCACCAGCCTCGCAGAACAGCAGCGACAGTTCGCAGCTTTCGTGGGCCAGTTTGTTTGCCAGCAACAAGCCCGTGGCCAAGGTGGCGCCCTACGAAGCCAGCAAAATtgcacagcagcagccatcCCATCCAGTGCTTCAATTGGCTCCTCCGCAGCCAGCTCAAGTGGCGGCTGCCGCCCCAGTTGCTCAGCTGTCGTCGCCTCCTCAGAATTTGCCCCTGCCTACGGCTCACCAACAGTCACAGTTACCAGCACCTGTGCCGGCGCCCACGGCTCCGCTGGTCACTCCAGGAGCGCTCTCCTATTCGGCTGCATCCGCTCAGGCAGTTCCTGCTCCCAGCCCCGCGTCGGCATCCGTCAAGCCCCTCAAGCCGGAACCACCGCGTCctgtgcagcagcaactggaTGAGTGGACCAGCAAGTACGCTGAGTACCTGACGCGCCACAAGACCAATTTGGCGTCGATCAGCTTGCGTCCCCGAGGACTGACCAACAGGTCGAACTATTGCTACATCAACTCGATCCTGCAGGCACTGCTCGGCTGCTCGCCGTTCTACAACCTGCTGCGCTCCATTCCCAAGCAGGCGGCTGTCCTGAGCGAGGTCAAAACGCCCACTGTGAACGCCAT GATGTCTTTTATGACCAACTTTTCATCGTTGCCCAGCGGTCTTCGCCTGCGTCTGAACAACCTTAACAAGGGATCGCAAAGCAAGGGCAAGGACGATTTTGTGGGCTCAGATTTGCAATGCGACATGGCCTTTGAACCCACAGAGATCTACAAGCTGTGGAACGACAGTCGCGAGGAGCATGTCGAAGGTCGTCAAGAGGACGCCGAAGAATTCTTGGGCTACGTTCTAAACAAGCTGAACGACGAGATGCTGGAG GTGATTAAGCTAATTGATAAGCCCACACCCCAGCAAAATGGTCAGGAACCCGCGGAACCAGAGGATGGAGGCGATGTCTGGCAG ATGATTTGCAACAATCGTAATAAGGGCAGCGTAACCCGCCAGACCGACTTCGGACGCACTCCCGTAAGCGATATCTTCCGAGGAGAACTGCGCTCCCGGCTGCAGCGTGAAGGAGAACACTCCACGGATGTGATTCAGCCTTTCTTTACGCTTCAACTGAATATCGAA AAAGCTGCATCTGTGAAGGAGGCACTGGAGATCCTTGTGGGTCGCGATCAGCTGGAGGGAGTCACAGGCAGCAAAACCAAACAGGAGGTGGTGGCCTGGCAGCAGATGACGCTGGAGAAACTGCCCGTCGTTCTGATATTGCATTTAAAGTACTTCGACTACCGCTCTGATGGGTGCACTAAGATTTTGAAGAAGGTGGATTTCCCCGTGGAACTAAAGATCGATGCCA AAATCCTCGGCTCAAAGAAGACCTCGCAGAAGCAGCGCGCCTATCGTCTGTTTGCGGTTGTCTATCACGATGGCAAGGAGGCGTCGAAGGGGCACTACATCACGGACGTTTTCCACACGGGCTACAGCAGCTGGCTGCGCTACGACGACAGCTCGGTGAAGCCGGTCAGCGAGAAGCATGTCCTTCAGCCGCACACGCCTCGTGTGCCTTACCTGCTGTACTACCGCCGTTCAGACACCCTGCcaccgcaacagcagcaaaccCAGCAGCAGAATGGCGGAGGATCAGGTGGAGTCGTGGGCAGCAGCTCATCATCATCGAATGCCGGGGATAACAAGTGA